The Flavobacterium piscisymbiosum genome includes a region encoding these proteins:
- a CDS encoding SusC/RagA family TonB-linked outer membrane protein encodes MKRIKNKFLLLLLLLPFCVFAQNTISGVVLEQGSKQPIPGVNIKVSGANISTSTDFDGKFKLSGVKADSQITFSYTGYSNQTIPVAGQKNITVYLEEDTNLLKEVVVQVGYGSVKKKDATGSVVALTTKDFNKGNNITTENLLNGRVAGLTVNSTGAPGSSSQIRIRGGSSLFASNDPLIVIDGLPLDNTTNTGSSSFLASLNPATVESITVLKDASASAIYGSRASNGVIIITTKKGSKTLSVDYNVQYAAGTLTKTVDVFSADEFRSVIADRRSDDLSKLGTANTDWQKAIYRNTGTIDQSLAIRGSLFNIIPTSLTLGNTDQQGLRLTNNFKRNTVGLVMNPAFLDNHLKLRLSANYTNEKNRFTDAVEGAAIGFDPTQPIKVEGAPYGGYFEYTTGIDSNGNYPLVSTAARNPVSQLLNTNDRGTNDRIFGNFEMDYKFHFLPALRAVVNVGYDESNGDRRRLVGADAGSAPSNNNIPYGTNEYTEATRKNKLLDTYLVYNKTFKSLNFEATAGYSYQKFQSSKFETGNILNPDLPSTFPETTLDTDVVLLGFFARTNLNFRDKYLLTLSYRRDGSSRFEEANRWGNFPSVAFAWKIKEDFFKESTVLSDLKLRLSYGITGQQDIPEPNGYLQKYQVGSGNSEYYFGTSPVPVALPSKRTNNLKWEETTSYNAGLDFGFLDNRLSAGLDVYYKESKDLLVNAAISDGSNFSNRVYQNVGSFTTKGVEFTLNANAIKTENFNWNMNFNIAKFERRIKNLVNGSDIFLGDNIAGTGTPGQIFREGYTPYSFYVYKQLYNNEGKPIEGAFADLNGDNIRNDSDKYIYNNPDPDFTLGFASNMNYKKFDFSFNLRASIGNRIYNAVDASRAQYDAMENGGVLSNVPSQILDTNFQTTSSVVLSDLYIENASFLKMDNITLGYTLNNWLNSKASLRFSTGVQNVFVITKYSGLDPEITNNGVDKTIYPRQRSVLFGLNLKF; translated from the coding sequence ATGAAAAGAATTAAAAACAAATTTTTACTTTTATTACTCTTACTTCCTTTTTGTGTTTTTGCTCAGAACACTATTAGCGGTGTTGTTTTGGAACAAGGATCCAAACAGCCCATACCAGGAGTAAACATAAAAGTATCAGGGGCAAACATTAGTACCTCTACCGACTTTGATGGAAAATTTAAATTATCCGGAGTAAAAGCAGATAGCCAGATTACGTTTTCTTATACCGGTTATTCCAATCAGACTATTCCGGTTGCCGGACAAAAAAACATAACCGTATATCTCGAAGAAGATACTAACTTACTAAAAGAAGTAGTGGTTCAGGTAGGTTACGGAAGCGTGAAAAAGAAAGATGCGACAGGATCTGTTGTCGCACTTACGACCAAAGACTTTAACAAAGGAAATAATATTACTACAGAAAACCTGCTTAATGGTAGAGTTGCCGGTTTAACCGTAAATTCAACGGGTGCTCCGGGTTCTAGTTCTCAAATCAGAATTCGAGGCGGAAGTTCGCTTTTTGCAAGTAATGATCCTCTTATTGTTATCGACGGATTACCTCTTGATAATACTACAAATACAGGATCTTCTTCGTTTTTAGCTTCATTAAATCCTGCAACAGTAGAATCTATTACGGTTTTAAAAGATGCATCGGCTTCTGCAATTTATGGTTCTCGCGCTTCAAATGGTGTTATTATTATCACGACCAAAAAAGGAAGCAAAACATTATCTGTAGATTATAATGTACAATATGCCGCAGGAACGCTGACTAAAACGGTAGATGTTTTTAGTGCAGATGAGTTTAGAAGTGTTATCGCAGACAGAAGAAGCGATGATTTAAGTAAACTGGGAACTGCAAATACAGATTGGCAAAAAGCAATTTACAGAAACACCGGAACAATCGATCAAAGTTTAGCCATAAGAGGAAGTTTATTCAATATTATTCCAACGAGTTTGACTTTAGGAAATACAGATCAGCAAGGTCTGCGTTTGACGAATAATTTCAAAAGAAATACGGTTGGTTTAGTCATGAATCCTGCTTTCCTTGACAATCATTTAAAATTGAGACTTTCGGCGAATTATACCAACGAAAAAAACAGATTTACAGATGCTGTTGAAGGAGCTGCTATTGGTTTTGACCCGACTCAGCCCATAAAAGTTGAAGGTGCGCCTTATGGTGGTTATTTTGAATATACTACCGGAATTGATTCTAACGGAAATTATCCTTTAGTTTCAACCGCAGCAAGAAATCCTGTTTCGCAATTGTTGAACACCAATGACAGAGGAACGAATGACAGAATTTTTGGAAATTTTGAAATGGATTATAAATTCCATTTTTTACCTGCTTTAAGAGCCGTTGTAAATGTTGGTTATGATGAATCGAATGGAGACAGAAGAAGATTGGTTGGTGCTGATGCAGGTTCTGCTCCGTCAAACAACAACATTCCGTATGGTACAAATGAATATACAGAAGCCACTAGAAAAAATAAATTATTAGATACTTATTTAGTGTATAATAAAACTTTTAAATCATTGAATTTTGAGGCGACAGCTGGTTATTCCTATCAAAAATTTCAAAGTTCAAAATTTGAAACCGGTAATATCCTAAACCCGGATTTACCATCAACATTTCCTGAAACAACTTTGGATACAGATGTAGTTTTATTAGGATTCTTTGCCAGAACAAACTTAAATTTTAGAGATAAATATTTATTAACGCTTTCTTACAGACGAGATGGTTCTTCAAGATTTGAAGAAGCAAACCGTTGGGGGAATTTCCCTTCTGTAGCTTTTGCATGGAAAATCAAAGAAGATTTCTTTAAAGAAAGTACCGTATTATCGGATTTAAAATTAAGATTAAGTTACGGTATTACAGGACAACAAGATATTCCTGAGCCAAATGGATATTTGCAGAAATATCAGGTGGGTAGCGGAAACTCTGAGTACTATTTTGGTACAAGTCCGGTTCCGGTTGCACTTCCTTCAAAAAGAACAAACAATTTGAAATGGGAAGAAACTACTTCGTACAATGCAGGTCTTGATTTTGGATTTTTAGACAATCGTTTATCTGCCGGACTTGATGTGTATTACAAAGAATCGAAAGATTTATTGGTAAATGCAGCAATCTCTGATGGTAGTAATTTCTCTAACCGTGTGTATCAAAACGTAGGAAGCTTTACCACAAAAGGGGTCGAGTTTACGCTTAACGCGAATGCCATTAAAACAGAGAATTTCAATTGGAATATGAATTTTAATATTGCCAAATTCGAAAGAAGAATCAAAAATCTGGTAAACGGAAGTGATATCTTTTTAGGAGACAATATTGCAGGAACGGGAACTCCGGGACAAATTTTCAGAGAAGGTTACACACCTTATTCTTTCTATGTTTATAAACAATTATACAATAATGAAGGAAAACCAATCGAAGGTGCTTTTGCAGATTTAAATGGTGATAATATTAGAAATGATTCAGATAAATACATTTATAATAATCCTGATCCGGATTTTACTTTAGGATTTGCATCTAATATGAATTATAAAAAATTCGATTTTTCATTCAATTTAAGAGCCAGTATTGGTAACCGAATTTACAATGCCGTAGATGCCAGCAGAGCACAATATGATGCTATGGAAAACGGTGGGGTCTTAAGTAATGTTCCGTCTCAGATACTAGATACTAATTTTCAGACTACTTCAAGTGTTGTATTATCAGATCTTTATATCGAGAATGCTTCTTTCTTAAAAATGGACAACATTACGTTAGGTTATACTTTAAACAACTGGTTAAACAGTAAAGCATCGTTAAGATTTTCGACTGGAGTTCAGAACGTTTTTGTTATTACAAAATACAGCGGTTTAGATCCTGAAATTACTAATAACGGTGTAGACAAAACAATTTATCCTAGACAACGATCTGTTTTATTTGGTCTTAATCTTAAATTTTAA